Part of the Oncorhynchus keta strain PuntledgeMale-10-30-2019 chromosome 31, Oket_V2, whole genome shotgun sequence genome, CTGTGTGGGAAATAAAAGATACAGACACATACAATGAAAAAGCTAACGAGTCAAGTAATACAGTATGCAACGGGTAGTTCATGAAAATGCACAAACAGTAAGCTGATCAGAGATGTGGTCGAACCGATTTCAAATCAGTCAAGgaaggaagtaaactgaaatgaTGGAATTTCAGTTCCTTGACAGAATATCATTTCATCTGACTTCCTTggttgactgaattgaaatggtattaatccTAATCCTGGGACTGAAGGCATGAAGGCAAACTCTTGATTGACATACCGTACCTTGACGAAGTTAGAGGGGAAGATGCCCCTCTTGCCCCTCAGTTCCCCCTCCAGCCAGCCCTCCTCGCTGGCATTGGAGACACTCGTCACTACGTCTCCCACCTGCACCGTCATCTCATCTCCCATTGTGCCCTCAAAGGCTATCAGCACCAGCACCTCTGAGACACACAaataggggaggagggggaagagaataTGATGTTGCAAGTTTCATTCTCTTTTCAAACAGACCTAACAACATTGCTTGAGGAACTGCAGTTAATTAGAGTCATTTAACAAATAATGTGGCCCAACATCTAGAAGGTTAACACCATAGTCTGGTAACTCAAACacatggggagggggagagagattacgTGGACCCTTTTCACACTATTGTGCTGATCCAAACCGTACTGTGCTGGCATGGATATTGCTTTTCACATTGTCCTCTCTAGCATGGTTTTGGCAACTATGGTGGGTATATAACCAGCTTGTTTGACTCAGCTTGGCTGCATAGTGTGAGAAGGGTAATGGTATTGCGAGATTATTTGGACTCATTAGACAGGTAATGTGCCCCAACATCTAGAACGGCAATGCTTGTTTCAACAGGCTATGTGGTATGTTCCATGCAAGGCTGGAGGAGAGTAGTAGAGTTGCAATGGACAGCAATGTGATTTCAAGGTTATTGTGCTTGGAACATACAGCAAATCATAGGCAAGAAAAGCTTTTATTTTTTCTGACTAAACACCACGGCCTTTGTAAACCAAATCAGTCTCCTGTAGCATATTTGTGTTTGAACAACATGTACAGGTATGTAAACCAaggttacagtacagtactgggGCAGCAAAATGGATATCAAACATTACAGTTTGGAATTTGCCCTGGGATAGTGAAAAGATGTCTGTTCAAGTCGTTTTTATTACCACACACACCCATTGCCTACACACCCATTATCCACTGCTAGTACTAGTGCTAACCTGTTTACCTGGCTTTAGGCATTTATGTCAATGTTAGCTATGAAGCAAGCCTGCAACACCAACTGCAAAAGTATAGTGGACACCCAGAGACCTACTACCCCTTTGTTTTCTGGATAATAAATAAGAAAGATCATTATCTCTGTTGTCTGTTTAATGACAAACAGGGTGTTTAAACTAGACACACGAACAGGCTCTGGTATACTAAAATCACCTCCACTCGCAACTATTATTTGGGAATACAAAATGACCATACATTTTCTAAACTATAGTTCTTGTCAATTGCCCTGAACATAACTGATTGATTGACAGACATTGTAAACATTCCCCAAAACCCTTCTAGACCCTGCTGAATGGACCACACAGTTACAATGCACTTACCCATGACTTCTTAGAAAGCTTTACTCTCTCTTCTAGACGTTTATGTAAATCCTcttcagaggacagacagacacctcaTGCTACAGAAGGAGAACTGAAAGAAAGTATTGCCCAAGAAGCAAAGCTATATATGGCTAGCCAGGGCCCTCCTTCCCTCTAGTCATTCATTAACATCTACTTCAGCTAGTCATGACAAGCCACCAGCCAGGAGGACGACGGGtcagagagagcaagcgagagagtaagaggagagagagcaggtggGACAGGTTTCTATTTGGAGAGAGACAATAGGCTAGGGTGAAAAAGAACATGGCCACATATTTTCAGCTGTAAAAGTAACTGTCATACATTGTATGGGAAAGAAACAAGACAGTCACAATATGTCAATGTGATGCAAtgatgtgtgtactgtgtgtgtgtgtgtgtgtgtgtgtgtgtgtgtgtgtgtgtgtgtgtgtgtgtgtgtgtgtgtgtgtgtgtgtgtgtgtgtgtgtgtgtgtgtgtgtgtgtgtgtgtgtgtgtgtgtgtgtactccttACGGTAGAATAGGTGTCCATTCATAGAGAAGCTTACATTGGAGATGGCAGatttcggggcggcagggtagcctagtggttagagcgttggactagtagcccaaaaaagttgcaagttcaaatcccccagctgacaaggtacaaatctgtcattctgcccctgaacaggcagttaaaccactgttcctaggctgtgattgaaaataagaatttgttcttaactgacttgcctagttaaatgaagttaaaataaataataaataaaagaaaACGAGCATGCTTGACTGAACAACGTCTGCAATGGCGTGCATGAGAAGGACATTGCTGCAGCAAAGAATAAATCAATTGCATTACTCTGTCAAGGTATTGAACATGTGTCTTGGAGGCTCCAGCCGCAATATGTGAAAATGTTCACCCTCCATTGCTAATACTGTTTCACCACATCGAATGGTTTCCCGTTAAATATTATCTAGCTCATGTTTACTCATGTTGACCTATATCGTCACAGAAAGAATACTACAGCAACAGGATTGAAATGTTTAGTCCATAACGTTGATTGAATGGTGGCTAGTAGGCTACGTGAACGCGCAATACTGGTAAAGACGTCCTACAGCGATTTTGAACTTTTCCTGTTGAAGAGCGATATCCCAAGcataaatacagtaaagtacacacactAAAGGGTAACTGCAAACTTCAAGGAGTAGGGCATTCAAGGAGTTGGTTTGATGGGAATCTGTGGATGTCAACAGCTGCTTGAGGAACAATAGAGTAAAAGAGAAAAGGCCCACCGCGTGCTATGTATGTCATGTAAATCAGGTGTTAAATGAGGTGAACAGGAAACTGGAGTGCCAACTGTGTTTTAGAGTGGGGTTTCAGTGAATTTATGGAAATGATGAAGCTTATCTGCAgcgcaggaaaattctcagcgaCAAAAAGAGGGAtcgaattaagatcctacatctgtaaaatCAAAGCTTTCACCACTTCTCTTCCCTATACACAGAATGCAATAATGAAAGTGAGTATAACGACTTATACATCTCTGCACTTTTATGTCTTTTGTGTCTAGTGCATGTACTGCGTGGCTCTTACAACCTTACCTTTCCAGTACAATAGACAGGTGTCAATAATGTAAATGTTAGATTTTCAACTCCTTATTGAATAAAGATACATAAAATAAGCAACACAGAAGtacatttaacagatgttaaaTTAACCAAAGTTCTTTTTAATTTACATCTGAAAAACATTAGCTACAGGAACCATTTAAAAAAGTTATTGCCCCCAACCACATAGAATTGAACATGAATGTGTCAACCACAAAATGTATCATGCACATTAAAGAGTGCACCCCACACAGTCTACTCTGCAATCCAAACTTAACATAGACGTTACACAAGGGGGAAAGTCCCCATTCAATGAAGAAAACCTATCACATCAAAGCATTGAGTGTGCCATGATCTAACCAATCACCAATTTTTCTTAATATACAAAGGAAGCTTTAATTACTACAAATGATTACAAATTGTGTCGTCTAATCAAAAGTTGAATGACTTTGCACAGGTATTTCTGAGGCACAGACTTCCAATGGTGAGACATTAATAAGTAGTACACACCCAACCCAAGACCAAGTTAACAGTTCTGAAATGTACAAGATATAACAATCCAATACAGGATTCTGAACAAACTAGACATGATAACAAACATCCAGGTAGCCTATTGTGACTTTGCAGACAGGGTATGCCAATTCATGTTATTTAACAGTCTCTGTttgccagtggtgtaaagtatttaggtagtactttaaagtatttgtatttgttttttggggtatctgtactttactatttataattttgacttcactacattcctaaagaaaacaatgtactttttactccacacattttccctgacacccaaaagtactctttacatttgaatgcttagcaggacaggaaaatggcccAATTCACgcactcaagtagaattttactgggagactcaacttttacttgagtcattttctattaaggtatctttacttttactcaagtatgacgattgggtactttttccaccactgctgagCCTCTTGTTTCACTCCACAATGCAGGTCTGTAGAATAGAACCTTTGACCCGATTTGGTCCCATTGTCAGAGGGGTCATTTGCAAGATGCTGGACTAGCAAGACCACTATAAACCATACGATCTAAACCATATAGACCATTAGGAACTGGCCCAGTTGTCATGTAAAAAGGGGATTCGATTGCCTCTTGCTGTACTTTAGCATGTTTTTAGATTCTACCAGGCTACAAAGTTGAATGTTACGTAGTTGAATTTGAAAACAACTACGTATGTCACGTAGTTGAACATGCAGGTTACGTATTTTAATCCATAGGTTACATTGTTGAAACCTAAAACAGCATACTGCATTTTCTGAGGTTGATGGCTAAACTAGTCTAAAAATATATCTACTGTATAATAGTGTATGatttatcactactatataataaataaataaactgttTATCTTCTAGTATTAATCGGTTTGGCCTCAAAAGTAATTTAATTAGATAAATATATCTGTCTGACATATTTGAACAAATCTATGGCACAAAAATATCCTCTTGTCATGCTCTGCAAAAAGGTGTGACATTCTCGCAACAAGATATAAAAAAAGTGTTATGCAATGTTGCATCAGCCCTGTACTAAGAGGCATAACACCCCACAATGCAGTGTTCATAGTGCTAACCTATCAAGCGCAGAGGTTGGTTATGTATATTTCCTATTCCAACACAGCAGTTCACTGTCTAACAGTGTTTCTACTATAAGCAGATAAAACACAAGTTAGCTATACCCTGACAAAAGTATAACATAATGTTGCGTAAAGATATTGTGTCAAAGAGAGTCCTGATTGATTCCtaatgtgtgtatttgtgcaCGGGCAACTCTCCCCAAAGTCCGGCCATTTGATGGATAAAGGCTGAGAGCAGGGTCTTTTCTTATTGGATAAGTCCAGGTAGTTTCTTATTGGACAGTGTTCGTTActggacaagtccaggtagtcctTTCCtcccctgtttcagtctgttttcatCCATCTGAACACGACCCAGATGACTTGAGACAATAGAACATTGCCACTGCGTTGGTACAATGTTTCACTCTCCCTGAGCTCCCTCACTGCTCAGTGTTTTCCATGTCTTCAGACttctcctggtctttgtggtccTTCTCCGTTTCCTCCTCCTGGGGCtcgccctcctcctcccccctgttGACCTGGAACTTGTCATGTGTCAACTTGgggctgctgttgttgttggtgtggttgttggGTGGGCCAACGCTGGCCTTCCGGATAATGAAACGGCCCCTGCTGCCACGCAGGAAGTTCCCCCGTCCTCGGTTGTCCACCCACTTCCTCTCGCCCTCCCTGTCATCATGCTGAAGGAGAAATGGAAAGACAGGAAAAGACAGAAAGAGTTAATATCTTGAAGTGAGCTTGAAGGTAGTACCATTATTAGCAAGTTCAAAGGAGCTGTGAATTTGGTGAATTCACCGATTTGGTTTGAGTAATGAATTAATTTGAGTATGGAATTGTATATATAGGCAAGGGGAAACAAAGATATATTTATAATGGCATGGGTACAAACCTACCAAGTAGTATTTTCGGCTCTTGGGGGTGTACTCCGGGTCCCAGTCCTCATTCTTGGGGTGAACTGGTATGCCCATGTTAGGGGGATTACCGTTGGCATTGTTTTCCTGGTAATTTCCCCTGTTCCAGCACCTTCCTCTTATTCTAAATTGCTGCAACATGAGTCAAACACAGAGAACCCAGATCACACAAACAAGAAGACAATTATTGCACAAATTAAAATAACTATCCATGAGTTTGATTTCCCAGAAAAATCTTTCCAAGTGCAAAGCCAAAGAAGAAAATAAACTGCTAATCATGGCATATTTTTTCGATTTCAAATGGGGTTTTCTTTTCAGGTTAGTTGTGGTGGTACTTTGTCTTGTTCTCTTGATGATTCTATTCTTTATCAGATCCTTTACTTTCCAAAATTAATATGAGTGCACGTCCATGAGCAAACTTACAAAGCCTCCGCGTCCTCGTCCCCTCTCCATGGGGCTGCCATAGTCCCCCCGAGGCCCCAGCCTGGCCTTGTTAAAGCCCTCGTCTTTGAGCTCAGGCTCCTTGTGGGGATAGTCTCCTCCCCTGTGAGATTCggcagatgaagaggaggagcgagagcgagattgcttcttcttgtttttcctGGAGGAAGAGCTTAAGGTTGAGGGACCAAAATAACTTTAAAAGTCAGTTCATTGTTAGCTCCATTGCTTGTCTTGTAAGACCCTGGCTAGTTGCAGATATGTACATGACTTGTAAAGTAAATGTGGTAAAGTAAAGTGATTGTGATGCTTGTGATAGAGAAGTGGTTCTAAAAACTCTCAGGGACCATCAGACCTTTCACAATTTTGCTGTAGCTCTGAACTAACTCACCCGATTCACATTGTCAAAGGCGTGataattagttgacaagttgaatcaggtgtgctagccatgtaataaataaaatacatggaACTGTTGGGGGCCCCGATGAGaagtttgagaaccactgctatAGAGTGTGAGTTGGTTGAACATACTTGGACTTCTTGTGGTGCTTGGAGGATTTCTCAGCGGACCTCTCCATGCTAGCCTCTGGGGAGTCTCCTGAATCTCTCCCCCCGTCCTGTTTATAATCTCTCTCCCGGGTAGAATATTTTTTACGGCGCTCAATATCCAGACGAAGGTCCATTGAGTCACCCTTCATTTTTTTACCTTCGTCCTGTGCAGGAAAAATAATAAAAAGAACACAAAGACATATGGACATGCTATGGGTTAGCATTGAGATGTGCCGTCAGTCTGCAATCAGTCTTGTTTGCACACTGCATGCGAGGGGCCGGGAGAACTGTTACAAGACCATAACTAACCAACAAACTCTGGGAACGGCCCGTTTAACGGCTGCTGTGTAACATTTGACCGGCATAAGTGAAAACAGACCATTCTGgaactacactgaacacaaatcaAAACGCAACATGTTTCatgtgctgaaataaaatatcccagaaatctTGTATACGTACAAAAAACATATTTCTTTCCAATGTTTTGCACACgtgtttacatccatgttagtgagcatttctccttttccaagataatccatccacctgacaggtgtggcatatcaagaagttgattaaatagcatgatcattacacatgtacACTTGTGCAggggacaatgaaaggccactctaaaatgtgcagttttgtcacacaacacaaagccacagatgtctcaagttttgagggtgtgcaattggcatgctgacagcaggaatgtccaccatagCTATTGCCAGAAAGTGAATGTTCACTATTGCCAGAAaatgaatgttcatttctctaccataagccgtctcCAATGTCGTGTTagagtacatccaaccggcctcacaaccgcagaccacgtgtaaccacggcaGCCCAGAGGACTTCCAcattcggcttcttcacctgcgagatCGTTTGAGACCTGCCACCCGGACAGcagatgaaactgtgggtttgcacaaccaaagaatgtctgcacaaactgtcagaaaacatctcagggaagctcatctgtatgcttgtcgtcctcaccagggtcttgacctgactgcaattcggcgtcgtaaccgacttcagagGGAATATATTCATATTGCCACTGACAAGCTGGAGaattgtgctcttcacagattaatcctggtttcaactgtaccgggcagatggcaaaAGGCATGTAAAGGCGTCATGTGTACgagctgtttgctgatgtcaatgttgtgaacagagtgccgcatggtgatggtggggttatggtatgggcaggaataagctacagacaacaaacacgactgcattttattgatggcaatttgaatgcacagagataccgtgacgagatcctgaggcccattgtcgtacaattcatccgccaccatcacctcacgTTTCAACATAATCCGTACACAATTcccggaagctgaaaatgtcccagttcttccctggaaacccatttcattaagctcctgACGATCAGTTAttctgtatgtatagtatatctgtgaccaacagatgcatatctgtattccctgtCATGTGAAATTCGTACATttgggcctaattcatttatttcaattgactgatttccttatatgaactataactcagtaaaatctacaaaagtgttgcatgttgcgtttatatttttgttcggtgtcCTTTCCCAGGTCTGCACAACACAATGTTGAACCTCTGCAACACAACTGAACATAATGCGGTTTCAAACTCCTGGAGGAGCTGAGTTCATTGACTTTCACACGGTTTCATTCCCCTAAAATGTTTCCGTTTTGAAGAGAGTTCAATGTAGCCATACCGCAAAATGGTCTCAGTCAGATGTCATCAAGTAACTAGGCCTAGAGACTGTATAAGCACTCTACAAGTACAACAGGTTTTTGCTTTTGACTATATTTCCCCTTATTTGTTGAAGAATAATACTTACTATGACATTTGTTTTAGAGTCCTTTGAATGGCTTGGACACAGGAGCAATTGGCCGTTTCCATTTCTGACCCCTCATGTTTTTCGACTCAATGGCCTCAGGCAGGCTTGTACCCACAGTATAACCAAATCATCATACGTGGAGGGGGAGTATATAACACACAACAAATTGAATGTGCCTCGTTTTGCATTTGCTTTGCTTTTAGACGTTATGCATCTCCCTTCAAAGACAAGCACAGGCTTAGACGGAGAACGCAGTCTAAAGGTGGatggctcgctcgctcgctcgctgtTGTTTTTGTCAGTTTTCCCAAAATACTTCATATTTCAAAATGTTCAGTCACCTTGTAACTGCCATCCCCGGAGCTTTTCATCCCCTCAAACAGGTGAGAGTGTTTCTTAAAAGCACCGAGAGAAACATCAATTATCCTGCAAGAGAGAAACACAATGTCTAACTTTGCCACAGCTCAGGTGGCAAATACAACATAAGCAAGATTACTCTAAAACATTTTTAGGTCAGTGCTCTTCAGATGAGGACTGAAATGACTGCCAAGAATTACTCTTAGTTTCACGTCTGTGCTGCTCAGGTGAGTACTGAAATGACTGCAAGGAattattcttattttcagtgatgATCAGATGAGGACTAAAATGAATTGTCTACGAGCAATGTATAGACCCGGATGACTCCAGGATATCACATAGCAAACAAGACCACCAGTGAACGTGCACCGATTGACAAAAGGCAAGACAAATACCTTTGCAAGCTTTGATAAACAAAAGGTGATGCCACAGCACACTGAAGGTGAGATGGTCACTCAGAATGGAGACTCTACCTGTGTATCTCTGGGCTCTTTCTTGGCTTCATCATTTCCTTTTGTGCAGCTCTTCTTTGGTACATGGCAAATCGCTCATTTAGAGTAATTCCGTTGGATGGAAAGTGCTGTGCTGTAATCAACAGGAACCACAACTTGTTACACAACAGATATGACAGTACATGCTGTGCCAATGCACTTTTTTATTACTTTAAATTCATAAGTTACACACAGTGTTAGCTTGTGACCATATAAACAATATTTTCAGCTGTATCaaaggttatatatatattttaatgtgcGTTTATTAGCCTCATAGTATCATAAACGGTACAATACCCATGCAAATGTTTCATAGCAATGAAGAACATTTTTGGAAAACTTCTCGAAACCAAATTCCTTTAGATAACATTTGTGCCTGAAAAACCACTCCATGTTTTTTTGGTGAACAGCAATATTTCTCCATAATCATTCCCACACAGGATTGCAGGGCTAGATAGGCATACTGGCCAAGCTATTTCACAAGCATTTGGTAACCCTTTTCAGATTGACCTATTTAATGATATACTGTATAGGCTATATAAACCTTTTGATATCGCAATTGCACCTTAACTTGCACCTGTGTTAAAGCCCAGCtagcagagagactggtcagTTGCAAAGGATCAGGGGTGAGAGAGGTCAGTCACCTTTTATGTAGTGGACAATGGTGACAATGTGCTGTGCAAACAGCTCTGAGGGACTCCTTTGTAACTGTGTGGCCTGAATGTGCTGGAAGAAAGAGCGAAACTCCTGCTCCTTTTTAGTAGGATGCACAAGATCCCGTGATAACCGTCGCTCACCAACCATAACACCAGAGGAGCTGGGGAagagacaaaacaacaacaacaaaaatgtcatTTGATGTTTCACCTTTGCCCTTTATGCCGGAAAATAAACAGAGAACAAAGAGAATGGGATCTTTCTCATGAGACTTTTATAAACGACACCTGAAATATTTAATCTGGAGGGGTCATTTCATTATCTCAATTGTCATAGCACACATCTTTATTCATTTTGATAAAGCTCATGGTTTCATAGAACTATGACTCAAAGAGGCTATAAAACATGGCCCAGGCCTGAGCCAAAGAGTGTGTCTCATGATTCATGACTTCCTGCTAATGGAGATTGAAACCTATCCAAGGCGTTAAGGCatcagagtcctctgtgtgaatCTATGTCGTGATGGTGCATACTGCTTACCTTGCCACGTCATCTCTGAGAGAATCCATTCTGACACTGAACTCCGCTCCTCTTTTCTCAGAGGCCCTTGGGGGAGAGTCCTCCCCCCTGACCATGAACATCTCTCGGTCAGAGTTCCTCCGTGGTGCGGGTGTGGGGGACGGGCTGGAGGCAGCTTTCTCCTTCCTCCTGTCTTTGCTGACGTTCTCCGGGGAGAAGCCTCTGATCATGCCCGCTATGGCCTCTCTCTTGGCCAGGGCCGCAGCTATGGCCGCAGCCTTCTCCTGCTTCCGGCTGCGGTAAATCTCCTCCGCCATGGCATCAAGATCATCATCTTTGGCAGCCACCTGCAAGTAGGCCAGGTCCTCCCACTTGCCGAAGCGCTCCTCAAATAGCTCGCGGGCCGAGAGGGTGACTTTGCTCTTTGGCTTGGGCGACTCATCGTCCTCCCGGTCATGCTCTTTGCGGAGCACCTTGGGATGGGGCTTGGGTATCAACTCCTCTTCCTCGCCACCGCAGGAAAAGAAAGGGGAGGCTTTCAACAAGCGGTTCAACGACACATTCCCCTCATCGTCAAAGTCTTCCTTGTACTTCTCGTTCTCCCCTTTGTCGGGCTCTCTGTCAAAGATGCCCCCAGAGGCCTTCATGCCATTCCCTTTCTCCCGCTCCACATCCTCACCATTGGTTTTCATCTCTCTGCCATTCTCCCAACTGGACTGCGTTTTCTTATGATTGTGCTCTTCCAAGAACCTAGACAATGgcgaagagagaaagagaaacaactGTGTTTAAATGCATCTTGAACAACAGTTCAGGTGAGTGCCCTGCAACTTCATTACAAAACCATGCGAAATAAATAAGGATGCTTGTCAATGGTGTAGGTAAAAATGGAAGACTTAGGGTAATGGAGGATAAAGTTATAAACATAGAATATGACGGCCAGCAAAAGACCTCCCTTCTTCAAAGGCCCAAGCCATGAGGGATTTGTCATGGTTAAGTGCAGCGTTGACTGgccaagaaaacacacacatctcaaAACTCCCAAGGGCCTGTAATGCCTTCTCAACTTACAAACTCCTGTTTCAGCATGCTATGACGACGACCACCACTTCCCCAAGGGCTTAGGGCCAAGAACAAATACCAGGGACAAATTATTCTATGGTGCATGACGCATTGGGAAAGAAccatgaattctaaatacatttttttttaaagacccaCATTACAACTATCTACT contains:
- the LOC118364278 gene encoding thyroid hormone receptor-associated protein 3-like isoform X5; the encoded protein is MTKHTGSRTRSRSRSHSPSHNNRERNYPREYQNNNREFRGYHRGFRRPYYFRGRGRGYFPRGRFQRGGGGGYNNYRPNNWQNYRQHPQQQQQQQQQQQQPHSPRRGRSRTPKKRSGSPHSHSHSKYSDRSSSPRSRRSNHSSSSHSSSPTRRSGSGSATQNSKDVKEERSASKEVQKKGVGGGGHGEPVEITGGSAGPDGGASGDRPKANWQGVTDHSNSTSPKGSSPQVRSAVIIGQGAPASTLSSPSPKNTNANGPNSNGAPSWQIQTVGSSPSTKSPSQKSPTPVFSGFGFFSKDDNLAGDKAAISSVFKRFLEEHNHKKTQSSWENGREMKTNGEDVEREKGNGMKASGGIFDREPDKGENEKYKEDFDDEGNVSLNRLLKASPFFSCGGEEEELIPKPHPKVLRKEHDREDDESPKPKSKVTLSARELFEERFGKWEDLAYLQVAAKDDDLDAMAEEIYRSRKQEKAAAIAAALAKREAIAGMIRGFSPENVSKDRRKEKAASSPSPTPAPRRNSDREMFMVRGEDSPPRASEKRGAEFSVRMDSLRDDVASSSGVMVGERRLSRDLVHPTKKEQEFRSFFQHIQATQLQRSPSELFAQHIVTIVHYIKAQHFPSNGITLNERFAMYQRRAAQKEMMKPRKSPEIHRIIDVSLGAFKKHSHLFEGMKSSGDGSYKDEGKKMKGDSMDLRLDIERRKKYSTRERDYKQDGGRDSGDSPEASMERSAEKSSKHHKKSNSSSRKNKKKQSRSRSSSSSAESHRGGDYPHKEPELKDEGFNKARLGPRGDYGSPMERGRGRGGFQFRIRGRCWNRGNYQENNANGNPPNMGIPVHPKNEDWDPEYTPKSRKYYLHDDREGERKWVDNRGRGNFLRGSRGRFIIRKASVGPPNNHTNNNSSPKLTHDKFQVNRGEEEGEPQEEETEKDHKDQEKSEDMENTEQ
- the LOC118364278 gene encoding thyroid hormone receptor-associated protein 3-like isoform X2 produces the protein MSKAMKSASKSRSQSRSRSSSRSRSRKHRYRSRTRSRSRSHSPSHNNRERNYPREYQNNNREFRGYHRGFRRPYYFRGRGRGYFPRGRFQRGGGGGYNNYRPNNWQNYRQHPQQQQQQQQQQQQPHSPRRGRSRTPKKRSGSPHSHSHSKYSDRSSSPRSRRSNHSSSSHSSSPTRRSGSGSATQNSKDVKEERSASKEVQKKGVGGGGHGEPVEITGGSAGPDGGASGDRPKANWQGVTDHSNSTSPKGSSPQVRSAVIIGQGAPASTLSSPSPKNTNANGPNSNGAPSWQIQTVGSSPSTKSPSQKSPTPVFSGFGFFSKDDNLAGDKAAISSVFKRFLEEHNHKKTQSSWENGREMKTNGEDVEREKGNGMKASGGIFDREPDKGENEKYKEDFDDEGNVSLNRLLKASPFFSCGGEEEELIPKPHPKVLRKEHDREDDESPKPKSKVTLSARELFEERFGKWEDLAYLQVAAKDDDLDAMAEEIYRSRKQEKAAAIAAALAKREAIAGMIRGFSPENVSKDRRKEKAASSPSPTPAPRRNSDREMFMVRGEDSPPRASEKRGAEFSVRMDSLRDDVASSSGVMVGERRLSRDLVHPTKKEQEFRSFFQHIQATQLQRSPSELFAQHIVTIVHYIKAQHFPSNGITLNERFAMYQRRAAQKEMMKPRKSPEIHRIIDVSLGAFKKHSHLFEGMKSSGDGSYKDEGKKMKGDSMDLRLDIERRKKYSTRERDYKQDGGRDSGDSPEASMERSAEKSSKHHKKSNSSSRKNKKKQSRSRSSSSSAESHRGGDYPHKEPELKDEGFNKARLGPRGDYGSPMERGRGRGGFQFRIRGRCWNRGNYQENNANGNPPNMGIPVHPKNEDWDPEYTPKSRKYYLHDDREGERKWVDNRGRGNFLRGSRGRFIIRKASVGPPNNHTNNNSSPKLTHDKFQVNRGEEEGEPQEEETEKDHKDQEKSEDMENTEQ
- the LOC118364278 gene encoding thyroid hormone receptor-associated protein 3-like isoform X1 — its product is MSKAMKSASKSRSQSRSRSSSRSRSRKHRYSSRSRTRSRSRSHSPSHNNRERNYPREYQNNNREFRGYHRGFRRPYYFRGRGRGYFPRGRFQRGGGGGYNNYRPNNWQNYRQHPQQQQQQQQQQQQPHSPRRGRSRTPKKRSGSPHSHSHSKYSDRSSSPRSRRSNHSSSSHSSSPTRRSGSGSATQNSKDVKEERSASKEVQKKGVGGGGHGEPVEITGGSAGPDGGASGDRPKANWQGVTDHSNSTSPKGSSPQVRSAVIIGQGAPASTLSSPSPKNTNANGPNSNGAPSWQIQTVGSSPSTKSPSQKSPTPVFSGFGFFSKDDNLAGDKAAISSVFKRFLEEHNHKKTQSSWENGREMKTNGEDVEREKGNGMKASGGIFDREPDKGENEKYKEDFDDEGNVSLNRLLKASPFFSCGGEEEELIPKPHPKVLRKEHDREDDESPKPKSKVTLSARELFEERFGKWEDLAYLQVAAKDDDLDAMAEEIYRSRKQEKAAAIAAALAKREAIAGMIRGFSPENVSKDRRKEKAASSPSPTPAPRRNSDREMFMVRGEDSPPRASEKRGAEFSVRMDSLRDDVASSSGVMVGERRLSRDLVHPTKKEQEFRSFFQHIQATQLQRSPSELFAQHIVTIVHYIKAQHFPSNGITLNERFAMYQRRAAQKEMMKPRKSPEIHRIIDVSLGAFKKHSHLFEGMKSSGDGSYKDEGKKMKGDSMDLRLDIERRKKYSTRERDYKQDGGRDSGDSPEASMERSAEKSSKHHKKSNSSSRKNKKKQSRSRSSSSSAESHRGGDYPHKEPELKDEGFNKARLGPRGDYGSPMERGRGRGGFQFRIRGRCWNRGNYQENNANGNPPNMGIPVHPKNEDWDPEYTPKSRKYYLHDDREGERKWVDNRGRGNFLRGSRGRFIIRKASVGPPNNHTNNNSSPKLTHDKFQVNRGEEEGEPQEEETEKDHKDQEKSEDMENTEQ